A region of the Osmia bicornis bicornis chromosome 1, iOsmBic2.1, whole genome shotgun sequence genome:
acgtgtgcacagaatcgttctcgagtcttggcggagcaccaCCATCTTCCGCTCGCCCAAGGGTGGACCGAAGCCAGGGAGAGGGACCGCCTCCGCACAGGGATGGGCCCCACCACCATTGGACCAGGGATGATCTTGAGGGAGGATTCAGGATCCAGCGAGGAGGGGATGGCAGCCAACTTCGATCGAGGATCTTCACCGCCAAGctcagaacgattcaaagcttcaacccgcttgcatacattctttataaaaagataaagtctaaataataaaggaatagaaactattattttacctttaataataaagtgtactttattaaaacccgcgccgcgagcagagtgctttagcgctccacgggcaccttacccacgtagcatatatccaaaaatccctagacaccTGAAATCCACGCGCAACACCATACTGGCTGTGCTTTCTTCTGTTGCGCGTGGATTTCAggtgtctagggatttttggatatatgctacgtgggtaaggtgcccgtggagcgctaaagcactctgctcgcggcgcgggttttaataaagtacactttattattaaaggtaaaataatagtttctattcctttattatttagactttatctttttataaagaatgtatgcaagcgggttgaagctttgaatcgttctgagcttggcggtgaagatcctcgatcgatgttggctgccatcccctcctcgctggatcctgaatcctccctcaggatcatccctggtccaatggtggtggggcccatccctgtccggaggcggtccctctccctggcttcggtccacccttgggcgagcggaagatggtggtgctccgccaagactcgaGAACGATTCCGTGCACACGTGttaagagaaagcgtgggatccagagaaaacgtaagataacaaaaggtctcgcgctagcgagccaaggcaacccttaagagaatttacgaccctctgtaaataaacaggatgtcgaagagacttcgacagtttcaagaaccaacatgattttcgttacgagtaacgaattagatacagcccgcaataaattagctctttagaaatttcaagtgtgacagtcttatttctccggatttccaactctctcccagcacgatcacccgtgttgaaagttttacagTATCTTATCTTTTGTCTGTacattcctttgaattttggctcctaatttatgagcattgatataacattatgcagacatgctgcagtcatactcttatggcatcgtcgccatattacatttcattcagtgctagtgattacaagcttgcggctaaattcacacgatatcacacacatacatacaagcgAGGTTCGCAACACCTCCCCCCTTATACAAAAGGTGTTTCCAATGGGAACAGCTTTCCTTAAAGTGTTTACGCTAGCCTAAATTACATTGTTTGTACGGAAACTTCGCGTTGTCACACCCTTCTATACAAGCGATATTTTTTACGTTGCATGAACCATATAATAATACGTTGTAGATATTATAAGTTCTCAGGATACATAACTTAAACCCTAAAGTAAGAATAGGtaataattttccttttactTTACTTAATGTACCAAACTaacgtaatatatttaatgCACGCAATTTCTTAAGAAGAATCTGGTTTTATACAAGCTAACTCAAGTTTATTCGTGTGgactatttttaattcatttgttCCTATTTCTATCTCGACATTTAGGTCATTACATTTTCTTGTGACTTTGAATGGTCCTGCCAAATTGCAATCaaatttcaagatttctaGTTCTTTAGGTAAGTACACATTTTTGCTTACAATGAATCTGTGGggtttgtatttttattatataatatcttgatcctttttttttcttttctaggTTTACTGCTGCTGCAGATTGCGTGTTTCTAATTCTGAAGAACAAATCATCCAATTAACCTAAGAAAGTACGTGGAGGTTCCTGCTTAAAAAAAAACTCAGATGGAATGGTGGCTTTCACACCGACTACCAATTTGTGTGGGGTGAAACCAGTGGCTTCATGTACTGAGgtattataagaaaatataccGAATCTAATCCACTCATCTTTCTCATAAAGCACGGAGATCACCTTCACGCTGTACATCCATCGTGCAAGCACGTAAATCACACATGCTGGGCAATAGAATAGCGCAGACAGTGGCATGCTAGACAAATCGAGAAAGCGCGTACAATGATCGTGTTGGGATTGgtgaaaaacaaaacaaaactgTTACGTCATTTCGTCTATGTAAGTCACTGTCTCCTGAATAGCAGTTTCTATTAAGTCGTGTCTCATTCATATCGGGCGTCCCCGATGTTTCATCCCCAATGATACCGCTTTGCAAAAATCTGGGCTCCTCAGCCCCCAACAACAGGTCCCGGGCTGGAGGTTCGAAGCGGGGTGCTGTGGTATAGCCTATCCGATATCAACGAACCCACCAGAGCCCGGGCACCCCAATCACAACAAGCCCCTTCCGCATTACAAACAGCGTGACTCAGGTGGGAGATCCGAAGCGGGGTACTATTATATAGCCTATCCGATTCCAACGGATTCACCCGGTCCTGAGCACCCTTTACCACATGGACGACATTCCGACCGACTCCCGAGCGGGGTGCTTTTGTATCGCCTATCCGATTCTCGATAAGAGTACCTGCCGGTGCCGAACCACGTAACGGAGTCCTTTCTTTATCCAAACCATCTTTCCTAAATCCACTAGCGGCATCAAAAGGGGTTTCATTCTTTCTAGACACTTCTGTCTCTAAGGAGAGCGACATTTCCGCTTCGTCTGCTGTTAAATATGCGTCGCTGTCAACAGAACTAATGTCAGAATCGTCAATTTCTCAACCTTTCCAGAGTTTACGGGAGGCAAATCGTTGGCGCCTACGACATCCTCCCGCAACCCCCAAAAAGGAGAGGCGTCTGTGTCGTctgtttcaatttaatttggtAAGTGAGCGTTATTCGGACAAGAGGACATTTGTTTCATTTGAGAAAGGTTTAGAGGATTGCGGAACAACGCATCGGCATTCAGCGAAATCTACCTTACAAACGTTCGCGTTTCCGATAAGAGGCTACGAAGATAGGGACAATCTTGACCCTTCGACCGTTACTGATTCTAATCTACGTGCGACGTCGATAACAGCTTCAAGATTTGGTATTTCTtgactatttttatttttaagcaTTATTCTTAACATTCCGTTCCGAAGGCCATTAATAAATGTGGCTATAGCcgtattattcaataaatcaaCAACACCGCTTAACTGTTCAGAATTGTACGTGTCCTTTGCTACTTCTATTCcggtatttaatattttacttacTCGCGATCCGAAAACCTCTACCGAATCATTAGTTCCCTGTTTCAATCCCGTAAATTCCTCGTTGATACTATGCATGTTAAACGTACGCACGTATGCCCTTTTAAGTAATCCAATTAACTCATCTAATGTACTTGGTTCCCGGCGATTTGAAAGTACTAATTTTGCATGCCCCCCGATTTTACCACGAATTAAAAACAGAAGACCGGCTCTATCCTCAAGCTTTACTTTGGAATTAATTAGTTGACACTCCTTAATAAATTCAGTCAGAGAACAAGATTTTCCATCAAACTGAGGTATCAAATCCTTCACTAAAGAGAGACGAAGATATGACGCTGGAAGCATACTAGATGACTCTATAGAGGTTGGAGTATTTTTAGAAACAGCAGCAGCAAACGTAGTCGAGGACAAAGGTACATCAATTTCTGTGCTATTAAAGGGGATAGAAATATTATCCGTCATAACTGTATCAATCCCCTGGGATAACTGTCGAATTGGAACTAATCCTAATTCTTTCGATTGCAGATCTGTAGAAGATGCCCCGgaagataaagaaaattctgcatttgatgaaTCTATGTTTAATTCCTCTACCAAAAATGTATTTTCCCGCAGGCCGATTTTGCGATTCCTTTTGGCGCGCATGTACTTTAACTTATACGGCGGCATTTTGtcaaattatttctaacggtaattataaaaataatactctATAGTCCAATTACTTATAAGATAGACTTACAGTTTGGTAAGGCGATCGGCTAACGCTTCGCAATAAATCACGTTTAGGTTTCACTTAACgagttttctattttcaaacaCCAAACTCCGTCCGTCGGTAATCCATTATCTCGGTTGGCCTTGAATCACGGGGAGATCCTCTGGTTCTGCGATTTGATGATGATCTCTGTTTCCAAGTCGaagagaggtccaatgatgaTGTGAACAAGGTGCATGTGATTCCGGTGGATGGCTTGCACGGCAGCCGAAATCACCTGTCTCCGGTATTCACCCTACGCTCTTGAGGAAACCGTGCCAAAACTCAAGAGGGAGAAGTTGCACTAATGTTAACAATGTTCACTTATATTATAAAAGCTCAATGAAGCAGTTCGTAAAACGttcagttatttatttaacacacGCCCGCGAGCCGGCAAAGTTATTAAAGCGTACACAAGTCTAACACAGTCACTTTGTCTTGTTTTGCGTTATTTGCAATTACTACACTGAATACacctttttaaaattatgCCGTTTTGAATTTATCACTTTTAAAAGTTTATCCCTTTTTGAATCAtcccttttttaaatatcccaccgctgtcaccaatttgttgcgcgtggatttcaggtgtctagggatttttggatatatgctacgtgggtaaggtgcccgtggagcgctaaagcactctgctcgcggcgcgggttttaataaagtacactttattattaaagataaaataatagtttctattcctttattatttagactttatctttttataaagaatgtatgcaagcgggttgaagctttgaatcgttctgagcttggcggtgaagatcctcgatcgatgttggctgccatcccctcctcgctggatcctgaatcctccctcaggatcatccctggtccaatggtggtggggcccatccctgtccggaggcggtccctctccctggcttcggtccacccttgggcgagcggaagatggtggtgctccgccaagactcgaGAACGATTCCGTGCACACGTGttaagagaaagcgtgggatccagagaaaacgtaagataacaaaaggtctcgcgctagcgagccaaggcaacccttaagagaatttacgaccctctgtaaataaacaggatgtcgaagagacttcgacagtttcaagaaccaacatgattttcgttacgagtaacgaattagatacAGCCCTTAATAAATTAgctctttagaaatttcaagtgtgacagtcttatttctccggatttccaactctctcccagcacgatcacccgtgttgaaagttttacagTATCTTATCTTTTGTCTGTacattcctttgaattttggctcctaatttatgagcattgatataacattatgcagacatgctgcagtcatactcttatggcatcgtcgccatattacatttcattcagcgctagtgattacaagcttgcggctaaattcacacgatatcacacacatacatacaagcgAGGTTCGCAACACTACATACAGATCCAATCTCATCTGGGGGTGTCTTGGACCCCCTAAATCATGACCCCTtgaaaacaaaggcatgtccagtcttctacatctgtagtcactggtCTGTCAAGTGTATTTGAGaaaattctgttaatttttcaCATGGATCACGTAACTTAACAGGTAAGGTGGAATTTGGTGAAACAGTGTATGTACATCGAAATGATTGAGTCGTGCACAAAAAAGCGAATGTTAACTGGCATTACATTATTAGGAGGGTTAGTTACGTCCTACATTACAATTTATATAGCTTATATATTGAAATTGCAAACAACAATAACATCATAAAATGTATCTTTTCATTACAGATTAACAGTATTAGTATTAATTGTTGAAAGTCATTGGACAGATAGTCCAAGTAAActatatttagaaaattttgaaaacaatgCAACATGTATCTCAGGAGATGAATATGAAGTACTTTCAGAATGCCATCCATGTACTGCTTTTGAAATAGCTAGTAAAAGCATTGATGTATGTGTTCATGCAAGGTACAAAGAAGTATTAAAATGTAAAAGTGGTGAGACTATAACGAGAAGGTAATTTTTTAGTTAATAGGAACTTCATAATAAGCAATGGTGACCATGTTACTTGAATAACACATGTATTTTAGTTGTGACAGGGTAGCTTGGTTAGAAGAAAGAGAATTTTGGAAGTTTGAAATACTCATGTTCCTTTTGGCATTCACCTCCTGTATCAGTGTCTATTGGAGAGAAAATATTCTGAGACAAAGGATAATAAGAAAAGTAGCCAAACAACTAAGGGTTAGCGTATAGCTAACCTcaagtaattaatatttttatttgttttatcaACACCTATATGATTTCTTAGGCAGCTGATAAAAATGGATGAAGCTTATTTGGAAGTATATTCCTTGGCAGAGTTGTGTTTAGCACCGATAGAAACAATAGTAACACTGTTCACTGTTAAGTATTGCAATTCTAAGATCAACATTAAACTTATACTAAGTAAAAAAAAGCCTCTTGAACGAGCATATGCGATAGATATATCAAATTTTGTATACGAGGTTATGGATGCACATAAAATCCCATATCATGCAAGTTCGTGCGAATTAccaattattattgtaaataaaactAGCTGTGTTGCAGGACTTTGTGCGATTTTACGACAAATCGTTAAAGAAGTCACGGCAGAACATCCGAAGCATTCTTGCCGGAAATTATTAGGATTCAAGGAATCGTGTTTAACTGCTTGTTCGGAAACAAGCGTTTGGACAAAATTTTGCGAGGTAGATTTAATTCTAACGGTGAAGTTTCTACACGCGGACAGCGAAATAAAGAGTGAATTACCTATCAGCATGGCAAGGTTTGAACGCCACATGTCGCAACCAGTTAGACTGCATAATCTGTACAAATATACTATGTCCAAAAAATATTCTGACAAAAGTTTAATTTCGCCAGAGGGATTGCGTTTACTGGAACATACGGAGGGCTCGCATATAACACTAGCagatataattatatttgtttGTACACATATTTTATTAACTGTATTCTCGAGTGAGACAACAATGAATTTGCTTCCACTTACAGCCAAATGGTACAAAAAGATGATCGAAGATCAGATTATAGTTGAATGCCTTAAGTTACTGCCACTGTTAAAGAGTCAAAGCATAACCGAATTCCATTACACTCTTCCTCAAGTGGCAAACCAGAGTTTGTATAAAAGCGATCCAAAGAGATACAAACCAAGAAGTCGCATTTATACGAGACAAGAAGACATCGAAGATTCATTGGAATTGTTCAAAGCGTTAAACATACAAACCAATCTCGACCTAGAACCATTTGGTGCAGAATTGAATCTAGACTGGTCCTCGATACCGTATGACGCTACACCAGAAGGCGGTTCCCTACCGTTAACtcgtttaaaaaagaaacaagaacaactagaaaacatgtgtaagCCTGTGATGAAATTGGCTAAAGCAGGAAACATTATTGTGGACTTTTGTTCTGGTAGCGGTCACTTGGGTATCCTAGTCGCGTATCTGTTGCCCTATTGCACCGTCATATTGTTAGAGAACAAAGAACAATCATTAAACAGAGCCAAAGAAAGAGTGAAGAAACTCGGGTTAACAAACGTTAAAATTTACCAATGCAATTTAGATTACTTTAAAGGGCACTTTGACATTGGTATGTCGTTACACGCGTGCGGAGTAGCAACTGATTTAGTTATACAACAATGCATCAGATTAAAGGCTATTTTCGTCTGCTGCCCTTGTTGCTATGGATCGCTTCACGATTGTCACCATTTAACTTATCCAAGGAGTAACGTTTTCAAGAAACAAATGGAATCAGAGAAATACATTGTTCTTAGTCATGCTGCTGATCAAACGCATGACGAACAGAATGTTAAGACCAAACAAGGCTACGAATGCATGGCGATTATTGATACCGACAGAAAGCTAGAAGCTGAACAATTTGGCTATAAAGTGTATCTTTCGAAATTCATACCGAATACGTGTACCCCGAAAAATCACATAATAGTAGGGATTCCTAGAAAAGAAACTGTATGTACAGAATACGTAAGCTGATCGCGTGTATTTTCACCgtctttttatatatatataatttatgtGAATACGAATGAACTTGAAAACTATTCTTGTTATTGAATCAACGATCTTCGAATAAAACTATGTTCACTTACCCAAGAATCGAAGCGTATCTACTTTAATCGTACATCTATCTTAAGCTATGAACAAAGCATTTAATGTTGTTGCGctagttttattaataattgtacgAAGAGATTTTTTATTGGTATGTacaaaaaaaggagaaaaagaatgaTGTGATATACAAATTATTAGCGTCACCTCGGGTGTCTTACACAGTTTTTCGTCTATTATTTAAGTAGCTAGGGAGAACatgaaatgcaaaaaaaattaaaggtTGTACAAAGTATATTAAGGAACTAGGGAATATTTACTTTCTGCTATACCACTACAAGCGCTGAGTATGTTTTCCCTTAGacaatattgaaatttaaatattctttgcttttattttttaccatTTAACATTCtgttgtgtttttttttttctgtttgttTCAACACTTAATTTTGgtcttttaataaaatggctAATAAAGAACGAAGATAGAAGATAccatttatacatttttatgtCTTTAAGAATTGGATTTCGTGTACTATTTACAATTTCAGTCATACGAGCACAGATACACTACCACAGAGTAGGTTAGCCGTATCTGGTATTCCTTTCACTTAAGTAATAAGTTTATTTCTTAATCAACTTCACCTACCAAGCTTTTTTTGTCCCCGTGTGAAAGATAATACTTAACATCAAGAGATCTTAATAATTGTTTTAAGCTGAACTAACTTTGTGGGATGTAGCGCAATGCACGTAAGAGAAGTCCGTAAACGTATTTCAgtacatctttttttttcttttttctttcaaaaaatttAGTATTGTTATAATGACAAACAATCGAAACTTAAAAATAGTGTCGTTCATAGCAAAAACTATATTTTTATAGGTACGTTTAAAAACCACGAACAAAAACAAACTGTCCAAAGACCTGCTTTAAAATACCCCGCCACAAAACAAAATGttttgcaaagaaaaattataatataagaTTCTATGATAATACTTAAACCTATGTAAATTCATatgtatacaaaaaaaaaattgatgaacGCAATCATCATGTAGTAGTTCTGAATAGcaaaatataaagaaagaaggatATTAAGAGATTTACAAActctttaaaataaaaatgtacgtCGAAGAATGTTGAACAGGTCTTTTATGGCAGTTTGTTTTACTTCTCGCTTACACAAATCGAATCCCTTTTTTCCAACGTTTGGCTTTTCAGCATTAAATAATCACACGAAACGTCGaaatttctcattttattatttcatgtaAGTTTTATCGAAGATTCAAAAATGCAAGGATCAATTGATGTACCCAGTAGATATAAACTTTAAATACGACGCACGGATAAAAGGAGATTTGAGCCAGCCCAATCATTGTACTTTCATTAGAAATTCAATCGAACGCTGAATCACCGTTTCAGGTAAATCAATTGGTCCTTTTAtcctttgttttttttcttttttttttttgcctaGTTAAAAAGACCGACGTGCCAACCACAACACAACAAGCACAGTGCTCCTAACAAAGTACTTATGTTCATACCGTATATTGCTTAAGTTAAAGAGCTTATAAACACGGCATTCTCAACAATTTTAATATCCTCTAATGAAAATTACTTTGCACATAAAATTCTGATCTTTTCTTCCCAATTTGCATAATTCTAAGAACTTAATTCTAACTATTCAAATAGAATTTCCACAGGACAATGTTAAATCaaggaatttttaattgatattatCTAAAGACACCTGTAACGAATAAAATTACATTCACAAGACAGGTGTCATTTATTTGCGATTCTacttataaagaaaaatactcTAACAATGATTAAAAGTTCTTCGAACGTGTACTTGAATTTAGGTGGCACGTCTGAAAGGAGAGAGCGTCCGGTTTAGAAGCCcgttaatttattaa
Encoded here:
- the LOC123988395 gene encoding uncharacterized protein LOC123988395, translated to MVAFTPTTNLCGVKPVASCTESLREANRWRLRHPPATPKKERRLCRLFQFNLVSERYSDKRTFVSFEKGLEDCGTTHRHSAKSTLQTFAFPIRGYEDRDNLDPSTVTDSNLRATSITASRFERRRYDAGSILDDSIEVGVFLETAAANVVEDKGTSISVLLKGIEILSVITVSIPWDNCRIGTNPNSFDCRSVEDAPEDKENSAFDESMFNSSTKNVFSRRPILRFLLARMYFNLYGGILSNYF
- the LOC114882110 gene encoding uncharacterized protein LOC114882110 isoform X2, yielding MYIEMIESCTKKRMLTGITLLGGLTVLVLIVESHWTDSPSKLYLENFENNATCISGDEYEVLSECHPCTAFEIASKSIDVCVHARYKEVLKCKSGETITRSCDRVAWLEEREFWKFEILMFLLAFTSCISVYWRENILRQRIIRKVAKQLRAADKNG
- the LOC114882110 gene encoding glutathione S-transferase C-terminal domain-containing protein homolog isoform X1; the protein is MDEAYLEVYSLAELCLAPIETIVTLFTVKYCNSKINIKLILSKKKPLERAYAIDISNFVYEVMDAHKIPYHASSCELPIIIVNKTSCVAGLCAILRQIVKEVTAEHPKHSCRKLLGFKESCLTACSETSVWTKFCEVDLILTVKFLHADSEIKSELPISMARFERHMSQPVRLHNLYKYTMSKKYSDKSLISPEGLRLLEHTEGSHITLADIIIFVCTHILLTVFSSETTMNLLPLTAKWYKKMIEDQIIVECLKLLPLLKSQSITEFHYTLPQVANQSLYKSDPKRYKPRSRIYTRQEDIEDSLELFKALNIQTNLDLEPFGAELNLDWSSIPYDATPEGGSLPLTRLKKKQEQLENMCKPVMKLAKAGNIIVDFCSGSGHLGILVAYLLPYCTVILLENKEQSLNRAKERVKKLGLTNVKIYQCNLDYFKGHFDIGMSLHACGVATDLVIQQCIRLKAIFVCCPCCYGSLHDCHHLTYPRSNVFKKQMESEKYIVLSHAADQTHDEQNVKTKQGYECMAIIDTDRKLEAEQFGYKVYLSKFIPNTCTPKNHIIVGIPRKETVCTEYVS